In Citrus sinensis cultivar Valencia sweet orange chromosome 4, DVS_A1.0, whole genome shotgun sequence, one DNA window encodes the following:
- the LOC112498971 gene encoding beta-arabinofuranosyltransferase RAY1 isoform X3: MVARTQSFKSDISVLIDPETILLPDFICTLNYAYESENDWLLVASSRNVSYFPFNLSDDGKYWLKKDGKMVTTQEFQEILDQSPQWSLCEDRMLLAWNSVELPLHNGVLPPFLYGKGIHNQWVISEALSCQQRFVFDASWTISSLFFNDPENLSNQSGKESQLSGAERRSWESVGNSRLGSLYGSSFFLEVNYSGLANLVKCDRQYLFVNTTENIVYPVTYERLSFWKGQIFHSWRLKKLMACVGGLKLLHRRLDCSLADQLKALPPLDFPFSLESLLSVIADKNKTVVLAVAGYSYREMLMSWVCRLRRLRVTNFVVCALDYETYQFSILQGLPVFNDPSAPSNISFNDCHFGTKCFQRVTKAKSRMVLQILKLGYNVLLSDVDVYWFKNPLPSLYTYGPFVLAAQSDEYKATGAINLPRRLNSGFYFARSDSSTIAAMEKVVEHAATSGLSEQPSFYDTLCGAGGSNRKGDDRCVEPETNLTVHFLDRNLFPNGAYLGLWQKKNVRRDCAKKGCLVLHNNWISGRLKKLERQVLSGLWEYDTGTRMCMQRWDRTKLTKPTRIF, translated from the exons ATGGTAGCAAGAACACAATCATTTAAATCAGATATATCTGTTTTGATTGATCCAGAAACCATTCTCTTGCCCGACTTCATTTGCACTCTGAATTATGCTTATGAATCTGAAAATGACTGGCTTCTTGTTGCTTCATCACGAAATGTTTCCTACTTCCCATTTAACTTGAGTGATGATGGGAAATATTGGCTGAAAAAAGATGGGAAAATGGTTACAACTCAGGAG TTCCAGGAGATACTTGATCAGAGTCCACAGTGGAGTCTTTGTGAAGACAGAATGCTTTTGGCGTGGAACAGCGTGGAGCTACCCTTACATAATGGAGTTCTTCCTCCTTTCTTGTATGGAAAAGGGATTCACAACCAATGGGTTATTAGTGAGGCCCTTTCATGTCAACAAAGATTTGTATTTGATGCCAGTTGGACTAtctcaagtttattttttaatgatccTGAAAATTTATCTAATCAGTCAGGTAAAGAGTCCCAACTTTCAGGTGCAGAAAGGAGAAGCTGGGAGTCTGTTGGCAATTCCCGCCTTGGGTCTCTATATGGatcatctttctttcttgaaGTTAATTATTCTGGTCTTGCAAATCTTGTGAAGTGTGATAGGCAATATCTTTTTGTCAATACAACAGAAAACATTGTTTATCCAGTTACATATGAGAGACTGAGCTTCTGGAAGGGACAAATATTCCATTCTTGGAGGTTAAAGAAACTTATGGCTTGTGTTGGTGGTCTTAAATTATTGCACAGAAGATTAGATTGCTCTCTTGCAGATCAATTGAAGGCATTGCCACCCCTTgattttccattttccttGGAGTCACTCCTTTCAGTTATTGCAGATAAGAATAAGACAGTTGTGCTTGCAGTTGCTGGATATAGTTATAGGGAGATGCTAATGAGTTGGGTATGCAGATTACGTCGCCTCAGGGTCactaattttgttgtttgtgCTCTCGACTATGAAACCTACCAGTTTTCAATCTTGCAG GGCCTACCCGTTTTCAATGACCCATCAGCTCCAAGTAACATCAGCTTTAATGATTGCCATTTTGGAACAAAATGCTTTCAGAGGGTTACCAAAGCGAAGTCCAGAATGGTGTTGCAGATACTGAAGTTGGGATACAATGTTCTTTTGAGTGATGTTGATGTGTATTGGTTTAAAAATCCATTGCCATCACTTTACACTTATGGGCCTTTTGTTCTTGCCGCACAATCTGATGAATACAAAGCAACAG GAGCCATAAATTTACCAAGGCGCTTGAACTCTGGCTTCTACTTTGCTCGTTCAGATAGTTCTACTATTGCTGCTATGGAGAAAGTGGTAGAGCATGCAGCAACCTCTGGTCTATCTGAGCAGCCAAGCTTCTATGACACTTTATGTGGGGCAGGTGGGTCCAATCGTAAAGGAGATGATAGATGTGTAGAACCTGAAACAAACTTGACAGTTCATTTCTTGGACAGAAACCTCTTCCCAAATGGTGCATACTTGGGCCTGTGGCAGAAAAAGAATGTAAGGAGAGACTGTGCAAAGAAGGGTTGTCTTGTTCTACACAATAACTGGATAAGTGGGAGGTTAAAAAAGTTGGAACGTCAGGTTCTTTCAGGCCTATGGGAGTATGACACTGGAACAAGAATGTGCATGCAGAGGTGGGACAGGACCAAACTGACCAAACCGACAAGAATTTTCTAA